ATCCGAGGGTCCGTTCCAATGTCCAGATGAAGGCTTCATTTTCTTCCCTCGAACCCGTCGAAATGCGGATGTGGTTCGGTGAGGCCCACTGGCCGGCGCCCGCGCGGACCATGACCCGCCTGGACCAGAGCCGGCGGACGATGGACTGCGTCTCCCGGCCGAAGTCGGCCCAGAGAAAACACGCGTGGCTGGGTATGACCCGGGCGCCGAGCCGCTCCAGTTCGGCGGTCAGGTAGTCGTTCCCGTCCCATACGGCCTGCCGGGACCGCCGGACGTGCTCCTCGTCGCCCAGGGCCGCGGCGGCGGCGTGGACGGACAGGACGTTCCGGCCCAGGAGGCCCATGGAGAAAGGCGCCAGCCGGTAGATCACGTCCCGGTGGGCGACGGCGTAGCCCACGCGGATGCCCCCGAGACCGTACACCTTGGAGAAGGTCCGGAGCACGATCACGTTTTCCCGTTCCTTCGCGACTTCGATGAAATCCCGGTATGCCGGGTCGCGGACGAAATCAACATAGACCTCGTCGATGGCCACGAGGACGTGGGCCGGCACCCGGTCGATGAAATTCAGGATCCGTTCATGGGACAACAGCGCCCCGGTGGGGTTGTGGGGGTTGCAGATGATGACCAGGCCGGTGCGGTCGCCGATCTGCCTGCCCATGTCGTCGAGATCGTGGTTTCCGTCGGGAAGGACGGGCGACTTGCGCGCCTGCACGGCGTGGCCCGCGTCGCGGAGTTCGTCGCCGACGCGCGTGATCTGGCCGTAGGAGGGGAGGGCTTCCAGGACTTCGCCGTGTTTCATCAGGGCCTGCAGGGCCAGGATCTGGAGCAGCTCGGTCGTGCCCACGCCCAGCATCAGGCCGTGGCGGTCGCCGGTGGCCTTGAAATCGAAACCCGACGGGCGGGGGATGTCCAGGTCGTGGTGCCGGATGATGGCCTGCTGCAGGGTCGTCGTGTAGTCGTACCGGTTCATCCAGTCCTGGTGCTTCAGCACGGCTTCTATGGCCGCCGGGGAGGCGCCCAGGGGATTCTCGTTGAAGGCCAGCCGCACCCGGCCCGGTTCGAGTCCCACGCTCTTTACGTCCGCGGGACGGCGGCCCGCAAGCTGGGCCGCAACCGCGTCCGGTCCCGCCAGTCCCGCCGCCAATCCGGCCGCGCCCGCCGGTCCCGGCAATCCCGCCAGTCCCGCCGCCAATCCGGCCGCGCCCGCCAGGCCGCCGCGGAGGAAGTCCCTGCGCGATACGGGATCGTCCCCGATGTATTCGTCAGAGGTCAATTGCCGGGGTCCTGCTCGAGGTGGTCGAAGACGTCCTCCGACACGTTGCCGTATTTCACGCCCGTTTCCCGTTCCACCCGGTCCACGCCCTTGATCTTCTTGATACGGACGATCAGCCGGTCCAGCTGGCTGAGATGTTCCACCTCGATGCCGAAATTCCCGTCCGCCATCCCGTCCGTGGTGTCCATCGCGGCGTGGGTGATGTTAATGCCGGCGTCGGTAATCGTCCGGGAGATCTCGTTGAGCAGGCCGGGCCGGTCGGTACCGAAGATGCGCAGTCCGACGACGAAGAACTGGTCCTTCTCCACGTCCCAGTGCACCTCGAGGCGCCGCTCCAGGTCGTCCACGATGTTGGCGCATTCCTTGTTGTGCACCGTCACGCCCCGACCGCGGGTGATGAAGCCGATGATCGGATCGCCCGGGACCGGCTGGCAGCACTGCGCGAAGCGGATCATCAGGTTGTCGATGCCCGTGACCTTGACCCCGCCCCGGGACCGGCGCACCCGGTCCACGAACCGCGTCAGCACCGACTCCCTGGGCGGTTCTTCCTCGGAAGGCTCCTCGGGAAGCAGCCGCTGGGCGACCTGGGCCGCGGAATACTCTCCCCGTCCGATCGCGGCATAGAGGCGATTCGCGTCGGGCAGCCCGTACTCCTTCGCGAGGCCTTCCAGTTCGTCGGTTACCTTGCGCTTGACCTTGAGCCGTTTCAGCTCCCGGTCCAGCAGGTCCTCGCCGAGGCTGATGCTCTGCTCCAGCGTGGCCTTTCTGAACCACGACCGGATCTTGGAGGACGCCTTGGTGGTCTTGACGATATCCAGCCAGTACGAGCTCGGTGTCTGGTGCGGGGAGGTGAAAATGGTGACGGTGTCGCCGTTCTGCAACTTCCCGGCCAGCGGCGCGATGTTGCCGTTCACCTTCGCCCCGCTGCAATGGAGTCCGATGTCGGTGTGAATGGCGAAGGCGAAGTCCAGCACGCTGGCGCCCTGCGGCAGTTCCTTGAGATCCCCGCGCGGGGTAAAGACGAAGATGGCGTCGTCGTACAGGTCCATGCGCAAGTAACTCATGAACTCCTTCGGATCGGTCATGTCGGTCTGCCATTCCAGCGCCTGGCTGAGCCAGTCTTCCCGGTTCTCGCCGTCCCGGACTTCCTCCCTTCCTTCCTTGTAGAGCCAGTGGGCGGCGATCCCCACTTCGGCGATCCGGTCCATTTCCCGCGTGCGGATCTGGATCTCGGCCGTTTCCCCGTTGGACGCGATGATCGTGGTGTGCAGGGACTGGTACATGTTCATCTTGGGCCGGGAAACGTAGTCTTTGAAACGGTCGAAGATCGGGGTGTAGAGGGTATGGATGATCCCGAGGGCGTGGTAGCAGTTGGGCACCGTGTCGGTCACGACGCGCAGCGCCAGCAGGTCGTAGATCTCTTCGAAAGGCCGGTTGCGGCGCTGCATCTTCGTGAAGATGCTGTAGAAATGCTTGGCCCGGCCGTTCACCGTGGCGTCGATGCCGGCGTCCTTCAGGGCCTTGACGATGGGCTGGCGGATCTCGTCGATCAGCTTCTCTCGTTCCGCCCGCTTCTGGTCCAGCTTGCTCGCGAGATCCCGGTAGACGTCGGGAGACAGGTACTTCAGGCTGAGGTCTTCCAGTTCGGATTTGATCTTGGCCATGCCGAAACGGTGGGCGAGGGGCGCGTAGATCTCCCGCGTTTCGAGGGAGATGCGCTGCTGCTTCTCCTCTTCCAGGAAGGACAGCGTCCGCATGTTGTGGAGCCGGTCAGCGAGCTTGATGAGGATGATCCGCACGTCCTTCGCCATGGAAACGAGCA
Above is a window of Gemmatimonadota bacterium DNA encoding:
- a CDS encoding bifunctional (p)ppGpp synthetase/guanosine-3',5'-bis(diphosphate) 3'-pyrophosphohydrolase, whose product is MTATVENTLTHSSIVPVQVLLEQYAISHPEIDSDEALEAQLDLIERAYHFSTLHHAGQVRKSGEPFMVHCTQVVLTLIGLQLDAVTIAAGLLHDVVEDVEEVTIEQLAAEFGEEVAVLVNGVTKITGLSFRSQEELQAEYFRKMLVSMAKDVRIILIKLADRLHNMRTLSFLEEEKQQRISLETREIYAPLAHRFGMAKIKSELEDLSLKYLSPDVYRDLASKLDQKRAEREKLIDEIRQPIVKALKDAGIDATVNGRAKHFYSIFTKMQRRNRPFEEIYDLLALRVVTDTVPNCYHALGIIHTLYTPIFDRFKDYVSRPKMNMYQSLHTTIIASNGETAEIQIRTREMDRIAEVGIAAHWLYKEGREEVRDGENREDWLSQALEWQTDMTDPKEFMSYLRMDLYDDAIFVFTPRGDLKELPQGASVLDFAFAIHTDIGLHCSGAKVNGNIAPLAGKLQNGDTVTIFTSPHQTPSSYWLDIVKTTKASSKIRSWFRKATLEQSISLGEDLLDRELKRLKVKRKVTDELEGLAKEYGLPDANRLYAAIGRGEYSAAQVAQRLLPEEPSEEEPPRESVLTRFVDRVRRSRGGVKVTGIDNLMIRFAQCCQPVPGDPIIGFITRGRGVTVHNKECANIVDDLERRLEVHWDVEKDQFFVVGLRIFGTDRPGLLNEISRTITDAGINITHAAMDTTDGMADGNFGIEVEHLSQLDRLIVRIKKIKGVDRVERETGVKYGNVSEDVFDHLEQDPGN
- a CDS encoding aminotransferase class I/II-fold pyridoxal phosphate-dependent enzyme, producing MRQRVGGRLRPPRAGPRQLTSDEYIGDDPVSRRDFLRGGLAGAAGLAAGLAGLPGPAGAAGLAAGLAGPDAVAAQLAGRRPADVKSVGLEPGRVRLAFNENPLGASPAAIEAVLKHQDWMNRYDYTTTLQQAIIRHHDLDIPRPSGFDFKATGDRHGLMLGVGTTELLQILALQALMKHGEVLEALPSYGQITRVGDELRDAGHAVQARKSPVLPDGNHDLDDMGRQIGDRTGLVIICNPHNPTGALLSHERILNFIDRVPAHVLVAIDEVYVDFVRDPAYRDFIEVAKERENVIVLRTFSKVYGLGGIRVGYAVAHRDVIYRLAPFSMGLLGRNVLSVHAAAAALGDEEHVRRSRQAVWDGNDYLTAELERLGARVIPSHACFLWADFGRETQSIVRRLWSRRVMVRAGAGQWASPNHIRISTGSREENEAFIWTLERTLG